The following proteins come from a genomic window of Heptranchias perlo isolate sHepPer1 chromosome 14, sHepPer1.hap1, whole genome shotgun sequence:
- the LOC137332047 gene encoding protocadherin-10-like, which translates to MANTISSGAFFIFLLCASDLVTVQIRYSIPEEMKNGAFVGNIAEDLKLNIWELSARKLRLASNDRKQYMEVNLENGILFVNERIDREQICGQSSTCSLSFKIMLNNPLEIHPVAVEILDINDNSPRFPKNEFPLQISELIAPGARFPLESAHDPDVGTNTVSNYQISPNEHFGLKVQKRTDGSKSAELLLEKSLDREQQSTFHLVLTAIDDGIPQRSGTTRIIITVVDVNDNAPLFNHEIYRARVAENATKGTLVLKINAADRDEGINAELRYSFTSHVSQAIRELFKLHPATGEIRVEGVLDFEESSVYELDVQAVDNGSAGMTGHAKVVVALIDTNDNAPELDVTVVARAVREDAPPGTVIALISVTDPDSGEYGHVQCQIPVNIPFKLENPLRNNYQLVTNDILDRETTPLYNISISAWDGGSPPLLTSKTISVSVTDINDNAPRFTQSSYNVYLMENNTPGASIFAVTALDSDLDQNGDVSYSILENQIPDVSASAYVTINSRNGNIYALRSFDYEQLKHFQIKVQAQDDVSPPLSSTAIVNVIILDQNDNTPVIVSPLTWNSSASVEIAPQSIFPGYLVTKVTAADADSGQNSRLSYQLSQATDPSLFTVGLHSGEIRATRSVMDKDIITERLVICVKDNGQPSLSSTATISFSISSNVTEKSSERTDTPRLSVYFSPLNRYLVIIFGSTSFLFLVTIIVLIFVKFKQDGNIADDYSSTICCFIRSNSNDAFNRRPAVNEPVNYTGPVQTEGYRYTVCLSPESSKSDFLFLKPCHPTLPFNDLGACDTNTRK; encoded by the coding sequence ATGGCGAATACTATCAGCAGCGGGGCgttttttattttcctgctttgTGCGTCGGACTTGGTTACGGTACAAATTCGCTACTCGATTCCCGAGGAGATGAAGAATGGGGCCTTTGTTGGGAATATCGCCGAGGATTTAAAACTAAACATTTGGGAATTATCTGCTCGCAAGCTTCGGCTGGCCTCTAATGACAGGAAGCAATACATGGAGGTAAATCTGGAGAATGGGATTTTATTTGTTAATGAAAGAATCGACAGAGAACAGATTTGTGGACAAAGCTCAACCTGTTCCCTTTCCTTTAAAATAATGCTCAATAATCCTTTGGAAATACATCCCGTTGCAGTGGAGATACTAGATATAAATGATAATTCACCCAGATTCCCGAAAAATGAATTCCCCCTGCAGATTAGTGAATTAATTGCGCCAGGAGCGCGCTTTCCTCTCGAGAGCGCGCACGATCCGGACGTGGGCACAAACACGGTCAGCAATTACCAGATCAGTCCAAACGAGCACTTCGGCCTCAAAGTGCAGAAAAGAACTGATGGGAGTAAAAGTGCCGAGCTGTTATTAGAGAAATCCTTGGACCGCGAGCAACAGTCAACCTTTCATCTTGTGTTGACGGCCATTGACgatgggattcctcagagatCAGGCACAACTCGGATTATCATTACAGTTGTGGACGTCAATGATAACGCGCCTTTATTCAATCATGAAATCTACAGGGCGAGAGTGGCAGAAAACGCCACCAAAGGTACATTGGTGTTAAAAATTAATGCTGCTGATCGAGATGAAGGTATCAATGCTGAGCTGAGGTATTCTTTCACAAGTCACGTGTCCCAAGCGATTCGCGAGTTGTTCAAATTGCACCCGGCAACTGGAGAGATCAGAGTTGAAGGTGTACTGGATTTTGAGGAATCAAGTGTTTATGAACTTGATGTACAAGCTGTGGACAATGGTTCTGCCGGCATGACAGGACATGCCAAAGTTGTAGTCGCATTAATTGACACGAATGATAACGCCCCGGAGTTAGACGTGACAGTGGTGGCCCGCGCGGTGCGGGAAGATGCTCCTCCGGGGACTGTGATAGCTCTGATCAGTGTAACGGATCCAGATTCCGGCGAATATGGACATGTACAGTGTCAGATTCCAGTGAATATTCCGTTTAAGCTTGAAAATCCTTTAAGAAATAATTATCAGTTGGTTACCAATGATATTCTGGATCGAGAAACGACCCCACTGTACAATATCTCCATTTCAGCTTGGGACGGAGGGTCTCCTCCTCTTTTAACAAGTAAAACCATCTCGGTTTCGGTAACTGATATAAATGACAATGCGCCGAGATTTACGCAATCCTCATATAATGTGTATCTGATGGagaacaatactccaggtgcttcTATATTTGCTGTTACTGCTTTAGATTCCGATTTGGATCAGAATGGGGACGTCTCCTATTCCATTCTGGAGAATCAGATTCCAGATGTATCTGCGTCTGCTTACGTCACTATTAACTCAAGAAATGGGAACATTTACGCGCTGCGCTCCTTTGACTATGAGCAACTGAAACATTTCCAGATCAAAGTTCAAGCTCAAGATGATGTATCTCCCCCACTGAGCAGCACGGCCATCGTGAATGTTATTATCCTGGACCAGAatgacaatactccagttattgtTTCACCGTTAACCTGGAACAGTTCAGCGTCAGTGGAGATTGCGCCGCAATCAATATTTCCAGGATACTTGGTCACCAAGGTCACCGCGGCTGATGCCGATTCCGGTCAGAACTCACGGCTTTCTTATCAACTGTCTCAGGCCACTGATCCCAGTCTGTTCACTGTGGGGCTTCACTCTGGGGAAATCAGAGCAACTCGAAGTGTAATGGACAAAGACATCATCACAGAAAGACTTGTGATCTGTGTGAAGGACAATGGACAGCCCAGTCTCTCCAGTACGGCCACAATTTCATTTTCAATCTCGTCCAATGTTACTGAAAAATCTTCTGAACGAACGGACACACCCAGACTCTCGGTGTATTTTTCGCCTCTAAATCGTTATTTAGTCATTATTTTTGGATCAACTTCCTTTTTGTTTCTTGTAACCATCATTGTTCTAATCTTCGTGAAATTTAAACAAGACGGAAATATTGCTGATGACTACAGCTCGACTATTTGTTGTTTCATACGGAGCAATTCGAATGATGCTTTTAATCGGAGACCTGCAGTAAACGAACCAGTAAATTATACCGGGCCTGTTCAGACTGAAGGGTATCGTTATACCGTATGTTTATCTCCAGAATCATCGAAAAGTGATTTTCTATTTCTGAAGCCCTGTCATCCTACCTTGCCTTTCAATGACTTGGGTGCCTGTGACACCAACACAAGAAAGTAA